In Campylobacter vulpis, a genomic segment contains:
- the dnaA gene encoding chromosomal replication initiator protein DnaA yields the protein MDASEILNALKKDLREEEYQNYITHLKFNEKQSKADSLIFNAPNEFLAKFIQSKYAEKIAYIYEVQSGNKAKIFIQSQTHKSKNSAKIDIAHIKMQSTILNPSFTFDSFVVGGSNQYAYATCKAVSQKDKLGKLYNPIFIYGPTGLGKTHLLQAVGNVCLEMGKKVIYATSENFINDFNSHIINKTMDKFQEKYQNCDVLLIDDVQFLGKTDKIQEKFFFIFNEIRDQSGQIIMTSDNPPNMLKGITDRLKSRFANGIIADITPPQLETKIAIIRKKCEFNEVNLSNEIISYLATAMGDNIREIEGMITNLNAYSRLINQEISLEFAKEMMKDHIKEKKENITIEDILSIVSKEFNLKTSDIKSTKRTQNIVLARRIIIFLARELTSLSMPQLAVYFEMKDHTAISHNIKKINEIIEEDHNLKNKIEELKNKILIKSQS from the coding sequence ATGGACGCAAGTGAAATTTTAAATGCTCTCAAAAAAGACTTAAGAGAGGAAGAGTATCAAAACTACATCACTCATTTAAAATTTAATGAAAAACAAAGTAAGGCAGATAGTTTAATTTTCAATGCTCCAAATGAATTTTTAGCTAAATTTATCCAAAGCAAATATGCCGAAAAAATCGCCTACATCTACGAAGTTCAAAGTGGCAATAAGGCAAAAATTTTTATCCAAAGCCAAACACATAAAAGTAAAAATTCCGCAAAAATAGACATCGCTCACATTAAAATGCAAAGCACCATTTTAAACCCCTCTTTTACCTTTGATAGCTTTGTCGTAGGCGGGTCAAATCAATACGCCTACGCCACTTGCAAAGCCGTAAGTCAAAAAGATAAGCTTGGCAAACTTTACAATCCCATCTTCATCTATGGTCCCACAGGACTTGGTAAAACACACTTACTTCAAGCTGTGGGAAATGTATGCTTAGAAATGGGAAAAAAGGTCATTTATGCTACGAGTGAAAATTTCATTAACGATTTTAATTCTCATATCATCAACAAAACAATGGATAAATTCCAAGAAAAATACCAAAATTGTGATGTTTTACTCATCGATGATGTGCAGTTTTTAGGCAAAACGGATAAAATTCAAGAAAAATTCTTTTTTATTTTTAATGAAATTCGCGACCAATCAGGTCAAATCATAATGACTTCAGATAATCCTCCAAATATGCTAAAAGGCATCACAGATAGGCTAAAATCACGCTTTGCAAATGGTATTATCGCAGATATTACTCCGCCTCAGCTTGAAACAAAAATCGCCATTATCCGTAAAAAATGTGAATTTAATGAAGTCAATTTAAGTAATGAAATCATCAGCTACCTTGCCACCGCTATGGGGGATAATATAAGAGAAATTGAAGGTATGATTACAAATTTAAACGCCTATTCTAGACTTATCAATCAAGAAATAAGCCTCGAATTCGCCAAAGAAATGATGAAAGATCACATTAAAGAAAAAAAAGAAAACATCACCATAGAAGACATTTTAAGCATAGTTAGCAAGGAATTTAATCTCAAAACAAGCGATATAAAATCAACAAAAAGAACACAAAACATCGTTCTAGCAAGACGCATTATTATCTTTTTAGCAAGAGAGCTTACAAGCCTCTCTATGCCGCAACTTGCTGTATATTTTGAAATGAAAGATCACACAGCCATTTCACATAATATAAAAAAAATTAATGAAATAATTGAAGAAGATCACAATCTAAAAAATAAAATCGAGGAATTAAAAAACAAAATTTTAATCAAAAGCCAAAGTTAA
- the dnaN gene encoding DNA polymerase III subunit beta, with the protein MKININKNTLEAAILLCNAYVDKKDLSTITSHLLFEANEDKLIIKASDYEIGINYKIKKIRIENPGFATANAKSIADVIKNLNNEEIILETIDNFLFIRQKNTKYKLPMFNHEDFPAFPSIENKNKFDIDSSDLSRSLKKVLPSIDTNNPKYSLNGAYLDIKENKINFVSSDSKRLAIYTLNKTNNNEFHISIPKKAIMEMQKLFYEKIEIYYDENILIAKNENFEFFTKLINDKFPDYEKVIPQQFKQEFTLQTEDFIDALKKISVVTESMKLHFTKNKIIFEGISLDNMEAKTELEKELEVKDDFSLTIKIKYLLDFLNSIEENEFKIKINEPNLAFVVSSNELEVVIMPMII; encoded by the coding sequence ATGAAAATCAACATTAACAAAAACACCTTAGAAGCTGCTATTCTTTTATGTAATGCTTATGTCGATAAAAAAGACTTAAGCACAATAACTTCTCATTTGTTATTTGAAGCAAATGAAGACAAACTTATCATAAAAGCAAGTGATTATGAAATCGGCATTAATTATAAAATCAAAAAAATTCGCATTGAAAATCCGGGCTTTGCCACAGCAAATGCTAAAAGTATCGCTGATGTGATTAAAAATCTAAATAATGAAGAAATCATACTTGAAACCATTGACAATTTTCTTTTTATAAGGCAAAAAAATACAAAATACAAACTTCCTATGTTTAATCACGAAGATTTTCCAGCTTTTCCAAGTATAGAAAACAAAAACAAATTTGACATTGATTCTAGTGATTTAAGTCGTTCTTTAAAAAAAGTTCTCCCAAGTATTGACACAAACAACCCAAAATATTCTTTAAATGGTGCTTACTTAGACATTAAAGAAAATAAAATTAATTTTGTAAGCTCAGACTCTAAACGCCTTGCTATTTACACATTAAATAAAACAAATAACAATGAATTTCATATTAGTATCCCCAAAAAAGCCATTATGGAAATGCAAAAGCTTTTTTACGAAAAAATCGAAATTTATTATGATGAAAATATACTTATCGCTAAAAATGAGAATTTTGAATTTTTCACTAAACTCATTAATGATAAATTCCCAGATTATGAAAAAGTTATCCCTCAACAATTCAAACAAGAATTCACACTTCAAACAGAAGATTTCATCGACGCACTTAAAAAAATCAGCGTTGTAACTGAAAGTATGAAACTTCATTTCACTAAAAACAAAATCATTTTTGAGGGCATTAGCCTTGATAATATGGAAGCAAAAACCGAGCTTGAAAAAGAGCTTGAAGTTAAAGATGATTTTTCTCTTACCATTAAAATTAAATATTTGCTTGATTTCTTAAATTCCATAGAAGAAAATGAATTTAAAATTAAAATTAACGAACCGAATTTAGCCTTTGTGGTGAGTTCAAACGAACTTGAAGTTGTCATTATGCCTATGATAATTTAA
- the gyrB gene encoding DNA topoisomerase (ATP-hydrolyzing) subunit B: MQKNYGESNIKVLKGLEAVRKRPGMYIGDTNIGGLHHMIYEVVDNSIDEAMAGHCDTIDIEITTEGSCIVSDNGRGIPVGMHPTENIPTLTVVLTVLHAGGKFDQDTYKVSGGLHGVGVSVVNALSKKLVATVQREGKIYRQEFAKGQIASEFGIIGESKKTGTSIEFFPDEEIFEITEFDYEILAKRFRELAYLNPKITINFKDNRIGKSESFHFDGGISQFVSDLNKKQALTKPIFFSIDEDNVNVEVALLYNDTYNENLLSFVNNIKTPDGGTHEAGFRMGLTRVITNYVEANASAREKDNKITGEDVREGLIAIVSVKVPEPQFEGQTKGKLGSSYVRPIVNKATFDYLTKYFEENPIEAKAIMNKALMAARGREAAKKARELTRKKESLSIGTLPGKLADCQSKDPSESEIYLVEGDSAGGSAKQGRERAFQAILPLRGKILNVEKARLDKILKSEQIQNMITAFGCGIGEDFDLSKLRYHKIIIMTDADVDGSHIQTLLLTFFFRFMNELVANGHIYLAQPPLYRYKKGQKREIYLKDERALNEFLIEVGIENSNYEGIGLNDLKDFLKIVAAYRSVLKDLEKRFNVISVIRYLIENPDFIKNSNEELFKIIKAFLEKQGHNILNSYLSENELRIYVQTESGLEELVINDDLFSHPLYTEASYIFAKIKERELNFERDILEILDEVEKNAKKGAYIQRYKGLGEMNPEQLWETTMDPSIRRLLKITIEDAQRANDTFNLFMGDEVEPRRDYIQAHAKDVKHLDV, encoded by the coding sequence ATGCAAAAAAACTACGGCGAAAGTAATATTAAGGTTTTAAAAGGTTTAGAAGCGGTTAGAAAACGCCCGGGTATGTATATAGGAGATACAAACATCGGCGGACTTCATCATATGATTTATGAAGTGGTGGATAATTCTATCGATGAAGCTATGGCTGGGCATTGTGATACCATTGATATAGAAATCACCACAGAGGGTAGCTGTATAGTCAGTGATAATGGTCGTGGTATCCCAGTAGGTATGCACCCAACAGAAAATATCCCCACTCTTACCGTTGTTTTAACCGTTCTTCACGCAGGGGGGAAATTCGACCAAGATACTTATAAGGTTTCAGGCGGACTTCACGGCGTGGGTGTTTCAGTTGTTAATGCCTTATCTAAAAAGCTTGTCGCTACCGTGCAAAGAGAGGGGAAAATTTACCGCCAAGAATTCGCTAAAGGGCAAATTGCCAGTGAGTTTGGTATCATAGGCGAGAGTAAAAAAACAGGCACGAGTATAGAATTTTTCCCTGATGAAGAAATTTTTGAAATCACAGAATTTGATTATGAGATTTTAGCAAAGCGTTTTAGAGAATTAGCCTATCTTAATCCTAAAATCACCATAAATTTTAAGGATAATCGTATCGGTAAAAGTGAAAGCTTTCACTTTGATGGAGGAATTTCGCAGTTTGTCAGTGATTTAAATAAAAAACAAGCCCTCACTAAGCCTATATTTTTTAGCATAGATGAAGATAATGTCAATGTCGAAGTTGCCTTGCTTTATAACGATACTTACAACGAAAATTTACTTTCTTTTGTGAATAATATCAAAACCCCAGACGGCGGAACCCACGAAGCAGGTTTTAGAATGGGACTTACACGCGTGATTACCAATTATGTCGAGGCAAATGCGAGTGCAAGAGAAAAGGATAATAAAATCACAGGCGAAGATGTCCGCGAGGGACTTATCGCCATAGTTAGCGTAAAAGTGCCTGAACCGCAATTTGAGGGGCAAACGAAAGGTAAGCTCGGCTCCTCCTATGTGCGTCCTATTGTGAATAAAGCTACTTTTGATTATCTCACAAAGTATTTTGAGGAAAATCCTATCGAGGCTAAGGCGATTATGAACAAAGCCTTAATGGCAGCTAGAGGCAGAGAAGCCGCGAAAAAAGCAAGAGAACTCACGCGTAAAAAAGAAAGCTTAAGCATAGGCACACTACCCGGAAAACTTGCCGATTGTCAAAGCAAGGACCCAAGCGAGAGTGAAATTTACTTAGTCGAGGGCGATAGTGCGGGAGGCTCTGCTAAACAGGGACGCGAGAGAGCTTTTCAGGCGATTTTACCTTTAAGAGGAAAGATACTTAATGTCGAAAAAGCAAGACTTGATAAGATTTTAAAAAGTGAGCAAATTCAAAATATGATTACCGCTTTTGGTTGCGGGATAGGCGAGGACTTTGACCTTTCAAAATTGCGTTATCATAAAATCATTATTATGACAGACGCCGATGTCGATGGCTCTCACATACAAACCTTACTTTTAACCTTTTTCTTCCGCTTTATGAACGAACTTGTAGCAAATGGACACATTTATCTAGCTCAACCCCCACTTTACCGCTATAAAAAGGGACAAAAGCGAGAAATTTACCTTAAAGATGAAAGAGCTTTAAACGAATTTTTGATTGAAGTGGGTATAGAAAATTCAAATTATGAGGGCATAGGACTTAACGACTTAAAAGACTTTTTAAAGATAGTCGCTGCTTACCGCTCTGTTTTAAAAGACCTAGAAAAGCGTTTTAATGTCATTTCAGTCATAAGATATTTGATAGAAAATCCCGATTTCATTAAAAATTCTAATGAAGAGCTTTTTAAAATTATTAAAGCCTTTTTAGAAAAACAAGGGCATAATATTTTAAATTCCTACCTTAGCGAAAACGAGCTTAGAATTTATGTGCAAACTGAAAGCGGACTTGAGGAACTTGTCATTAATGATGATTTATTTTCTCACCCACTTTACACGGAGGCGAGTTATATTTTTGCGAAGATTAAAGAGAGAGAATTAAATTTCGAAAGAGATATTTTAGAAATTCTTGATGAGGTAGAGAAAAATGCCAAAAAGGGTGCATACATACAACGCTACAAAGGCTTAGGCGAGATGAACCCTGAGCAGCTTTGGGAAACGACTATGGACCCTAGCATTAGAAGACTTTTGAAAATTACCATTGAAGACGCCCAGCGCGCAAACGATACCTTTAATCTTTTTATGGGCGATGAGGTTGAGCCAAGGCGTGATTATATCCAAGCCCATGCAAAAGATGTTAAGCATTTAGATGTGTGA
- a CDS encoding autotransporter domain-containing protein codes for MQKHLINSLAGGGGGHTMLSCNQQGIHNLPSYLNSHSFKSRLIPSFLALSVITALYSPLQANWVYNKPGSSPENSQNITTSSDATVQNKNWIFYTSNSGTNGNLTINHNLSASGTGTGGGVNVSNGRTVGTITIGSGGSLSTQHHGININSNANVSEISINGNLSASGNNGHGININSNANVSEISINGNLSASGNNGQGININNNANVGTITLGSNGSISSQHRRAILVNKNATINHIDIQGTITNGRGVWNDGIIGSNGSGGSSGTTTPGIKVTGNITSTSESAAALGNGGTINGSIVVENNAILTGGQKFNTNLYLAIVNDGTINGDIEIKQGATLNGGIGNTKLTYDGKVNGNIKVNGTVNGNIGNYSGTITGSIEIQENANVTGNIRLGTIGSKTAGKVEGDIIVKGTLNGDIDSSGTIDGKIQNKAKNAITIYNRPGASIANGIENKGTATIRNQGKIQSGIINDGGTLTVINDFRRDENAADGYHTIGEIGKTASGVHIENKGGGKLHINAWYFNKEDYATAEERKANALLVDGDFANISIGDSFINTKGLDVDKTYNSYSLIADKDGNAVGDKVNNGQGIDVNKLHSVSGIYSFENFGGAGQYRANINRDELSGRTLAQSIIYSQRVRNVNLSRILREATTQVFVSGKESEVNANGKSLSQLEQLHTNHRDENTKNHTFVIPYYQNFSADLGSHTGKLKSNSSGMLIATQRELPNDYGVFGVYAGFENADQKVAGQRIEMDGNSYYAGLTYNHSFYEDDLTTYFMNLTTKLDYIERDVEKTYRGYIGSASSTAKVFGYGANARVGLSHYLHNDAKITPQIGFNYLGMHNKPFTLNHLGGTREHYLAQSFNFIDAVATIKYETPWINRFKTAVALGTIFNVYKDAKGTLHLDSNVLNAELDIARLYGVVQGGVSYDLTKDSDISLGYSGIFSSANTIRSHALMFRYAWWW; via the coding sequence ATGCAAAAACATCTTATCAACTCTCTTGCGGGGGGGGGGGGGGGACACACAATGCTCTCCTGCAATCAGCAAGGAATTCACAATCTACCAAGTTACTTAAACTCTCATAGTTTTAAAAGTCGTTTAATCCCCTCTTTCTTAGCCTTAAGCGTTATCACTGCTTTATATAGCCCCTTGCAAGCAAACTGGGTGTATAATAAACCTGGTAGCTCACCTGAAAATAGTCAAAATATAACAACTAGTAGCGACGCAACGGTTCAAAATAAAAACTGGATTTTTTATACTTCAAATTCAGGCACTAATGGAAATCTAACTATCAATCATAATCTTAGTGCAAGTGGCACTGGCACTGGAGGTGGGGTCAATGTAAGTAATGGTCGCACCGTTGGCACTATCACAATAGGTAGTGGTGGAAGTCTAAGCACACAACATCATGGGATTAATATAAATAGTAATGCCAATGTTAGTGAGATTAGCATCAATGGAAATTTAAGTGCTAGTGGTAACAATGGACATGGGATTAATATAAATAGTAATGCCAATGTTAGTGAGATTAGCATCAATGGAAATTTAAGTGCTAGTGGTAACAATGGACAAGGGATTAATATAAATAATAATGCCAATGTTGGCACTATTACTTTAGGATCTAATGGTAGCATAAGCTCTCAACACAGAAGAGCCATACTAGTTAATAAAAATGCAACAATCAATCACATCGACATACAAGGAACCATCACTAATGGAAGAGGGGTTTGGAATGATGGAATCATAGGTAGTAATGGTAGTGGTGGGAGTAGTGGAACAACAACACCTGGCATTAAGGTAACAGGTAATATTACTTCAACTAGTGAGAGTGCAGCAGCCTTAGGTAATGGAGGGACTATTAATGGGAGTATTGTTGTAGAAAATAATGCTATTTTGACGGGGGGGCAAAAATTTAATACTAATTTATATTTGGCTATTGTCAATGATGGAACGATAAATGGAGACATTGAAATAAAACAAGGTGCTACTTTAAATGGGGGGATTGGAAATACGAAATTAACTTACGATGGTAAGGTCAATGGAAACATTAAGGTCAATGGAACGGTTAATGGTAATATTGGAAATTATAGTGGGACTATTACAGGTAGTATTGAAATTCAAGAAAATGCTAATGTAACTGGAAACATTCGCCTTGGCACTATTGGTTCAAAAACTGCTGGAAAAGTTGAAGGAGACATCATCGTAAAAGGAACACTCAATGGCGATATAGACAGCTCAGGCACCATAGATGGTAAAATACAAAACAAAGCAAAAAATGCCATTACCATTTACAATAGACCAGGAGCTAGTATCGCAAACGGCATAGAAAACAAAGGCACAGCCACTATCCGTAATCAAGGCAAAATTCAAAGTGGTATCATCAATGATGGTGGAACTTTAACCGTTATCAATGACTTTAGAAGAGATGAAAACGCAGCAGATGGTTATCACACCATAGGAGAGATAGGTAAAACAGCAAGTGGTGTCCATATAGAAAATAAGGGTGGAGGCAAACTTCACATTAATGCTTGGTATTTTAATAAAGAAGATTACGCCACAGCTGAAGAAAGAAAAGCAAATGCCCTACTAGTAGATGGAGATTTTGCAAACATAAGCATAGGAGATTCCTTTATCAACACAAAGGGCTTAGATGTGGATAAAACTTATAATTCTTATTCCCTCATCGCAGATAAAGACGGCAATGCCGTAGGAGATAAGGTCAATAATGGTCAAGGCATAGATGTGAATAAACTCCACTCAGTTTCAGGCATTTATAGCTTTGAAAATTTCGGAGGAGCTGGTCAGTATAGAGCTAATATCAACAGAGATGAGCTAAGTGGTAGAACCCTAGCACAATCGATCATTTATTCTCAAAGAGTAAGAAATGTCAATCTCTCAAGGATACTAAGAGAAGCCACCACTCAAGTCTTTGTTTCAGGTAAAGAAAGTGAAGTTAATGCTAATGGTAAAAGCTTAAGCCAACTAGAACAACTCCACACCAATCACAGAGATGAGAATACAAAAAATCATACCTTTGTGATTCCTTACTATCAAAACTTTAGTGCAGACTTAGGAAGTCATACGGGGAAATTAAAATCAAATTCCTCTGGTATGCTTATCGCTACGCAAAGAGAATTACCAAATGATTATGGAGTCTTTGGAGTATATGCAGGCTTTGAAAATGCTGACCAAAAGGTCGCAGGTCAAAGAATAGAAATGGACGGGAATTCTTACTATGCAGGTTTAACTTATAATCATAGCTTTTATGAAGATGATTTAACAACTTATTTTATGAATCTTACTACTAAGCTTGACTATATAGAAAGAGATGTAGAAAAAACTTATCGTGGTTATATAGGCTCTGCTAGTTCTACTGCAAAGGTATTTGGATATGGGGCAAATGCTAGAGTAGGGTTAAGCCATTATCTTCACAATGATGCGAAAATCACTCCTCAAATAGGCTTTAACTATCTAGGTATGCATAATAAGCCTTTTACTCTTAATCACTTAGGAGGCACAAGAGAGCATTATCTAGCACAAAGTTTTAATTTCATCGATGCAGTTGCGACAATCAAATATGAAACGCCTTGGATTAATCGTTTTAAAACAGCTGTGGCACTAGGAACAATCTTTAATGTCTATAAGGACGCAAAAGGAACCTTACACCTTGATAGCAATGTCTTAAATGCTGAACTTGACATCGCTAGGCTTTATGGAGTGGTGCAAGGGGGAGTTTCGTATGACTTGACTAAGGATTCTGATATTTCTTTAGGATATAGTGGAATTTTCTCTTCAGCTAATACTATAAGATCTCACGCCCTTATGTTTAGATATGCTTGGTGGTGGTGA
- the queF gene encoding preQ(1) synthase: protein MRYGEKEIKEFNVDKDLELWENTAQNDYVIKITLPEFCCLCPRSGYPDFATIYVEYMPDKLVVELKAIKIYINSFMNRHVSHEVSINEIYSTLKAKLKPKWIKVVGDFNPRGNVHTLIECRSDMVAPQCL, encoded by the coding sequence ATGCGTTATGGTGAGAAAGAAATTAAAGAATTTAATGTCGATAAAGATTTGGAGCTTTGGGAAAACACGGCACAAAATGATTATGTGATTAAAATCACTTTGCCAGAGTTTTGTTGTCTTTGTCCTAGGAGTGGGTATCCTGATTTTGCTACGATTTATGTGGAGTATATGCCTGATAAGCTTGTCGTTGAGCTAAAAGCGATAAAAATTTATATCAATTCTTTTATGAATCGTCATGTTAGCCACGAAGTAAGCATTAATGAAATTTATAGTACTTTAAAAGCTAAGTTAAAACCTAAATGGATAAAGGTCGTTGGGGACTTTAACCCACGCGGAAATGTCCATACTCTCATAGAGTGCCGTAGCGATATGGTTGCGCCTCAATGTTTATAG
- the obgE gene encoding GTPase ObgE → MFIDSVKLSLASGNGGKGAVSFRREKHVPLGGPDGGDGGRGGDVIIICDNNTHTLMNFKGKKELRAENGAAGSGRNKNGKKGANLELIVPQGTQIIDAKTGEILLDLVKEGQREVFLKGGKGGLGNTHFKNSTNQRPDYAQPGVKGEFCEVRFELKLIADVGLVGFPNAGKSTLISVVSNAKPEIANYEFTTLTPKLGLVEVDEYHSFVMADIPGIIEGASGGKGLGLLFLKHIERTNFLLFVLDTMRQMSLKEQFIILKKELLSFSKELSSRSFGVMISKIDSENLGEGFAKELKENIKDLEDFLQNEKPMFILRVSSLDKTGLKELKFKLLEQVKNKN, encoded by the coding sequence ATGTTTATAGATAGTGTTAAATTAAGCCTTGCTTCAGGAAATGGTGGCAAAGGAGCGGTGAGCTTTCGCCGTGAAAAGCATGTGCCTTTGGGCGGACCTGATGGAGGAGACGGCGGCAGAGGGGGTGATGTGATTATCATCTGTGATAATAATACCCATACTTTGATGAATTTTAAAGGAAAAAAAGAACTTCGTGCCGAAAATGGAGCCGCTGGAAGTGGGCGTAATAAAAATGGCAAAAAAGGTGCAAATTTAGAACTCATCGTCCCGCAAGGAACGCAAATCATCGACGCAAAAACGGGTGAAATTTTGCTTGATTTAGTGAAAGAGGGGCAAAGGGAAGTTTTTTTAAAAGGCGGTAAGGGAGGGCTTGGCAACACGCATTTTAAAAACTCAACTAATCAACGCCCAGATTACGCACAGCCGGGCGTTAAGGGGGAATTTTGTGAAGTAAGATTTGAGCTAAAACTCATCGCAGATGTGGGCTTGGTAGGCTTTCCAAATGCTGGTAAATCCACTCTTATAAGCGTAGTTTCAAACGCAAAGCCTGAAATTGCCAATTATGAATTCACTACACTGACCCCTAAACTTGGGCTTGTGGAGGTTGATGAGTATCATTCTTTTGTAATGGCGGATATCCCGGGCATTATTGAGGGTGCTAGTGGGGGGAAGGGCTTGGGGCTTTTGTTTTTAAAGCATATAGAGCGAACGAATTTTTTGCTTTTTGTTTTGGATACGATGAGGCAAATGAGCTTAAAAGAGCAATTTATCATCTTAAAAAAAGAGCTTCTTAGCTTTTCTAAGGAGCTAAGTAGTCGTTCTTTTGGAGTGATGATTTCTAAGATTGATAGCGAGAATTTGGGGGAGGGTTTTGCTAAGGAGCTTAAAGAAAACATTAAGGATTTAGAAGACTTTTTACAAAATGAAAAGCCTATGTTTATCTTAAGGGTTTCAAGCCTTGATAAAACGGGACTTAAAGAGCTTAAATTCAAACTTTTAGAACAAGTGAAAAATAAGAACTAA
- a CDS encoding FkbM family methyltransferase, which yields MFRKIKHENGLREIYLGKLRIAKYLKTKKYLDYQFELLQNAVVGGGGVKHFQLLLKRAEIRLKYHHIFYDFYLRSSKGEEVVFIDGGAHAGVFSDVVLASGGICYAFEPNIYLAAFLKNLYKDNERLILKEQAISHKNEKTIFYNMNEDLVSSGNSIISMPKAEQKSAYEVQMIDFCEFIAELIQKHGKIAFVKLDIEGAEFDVLDALIEKNLYENIEYIMVETHERFFDNPEEKIGALKEKIAKKQIKNIYLDWV from the coding sequence ATGTTTCGCAAAATAAAGCACGAAAATGGCTTAAGAGAAATTTACCTTGGTAAATTAAGAATTGCTAAGTATTTAAAAACTAAGAAGTATTTAGACTATCAATTTGAGCTTTTGCAAAATGCTGTCGTGGGGGGGGGGGGGGTTAAGCACTTCCAACTCCTTTTAAAAAGGGCTGAAATTCGTCTTAAATATCATCATATTTTTTATGATTTTTACCTGCGTTCAAGCAAAGGCGAAGAGGTCGTTTTCATAGACGGCGGAGCGCATGCGGGTGTTTTTAGCGATGTGGTTTTAGCAAGTGGTGGAATTTGCTATGCTTTTGAACCAAATATTTATTTAGCGGCTTTTTTGAAAAATCTTTATAAGGATAATGAAAGATTGATTTTAAAAGAGCAAGCTATCTCACATAAAAATGAAAAAACGATTTTTTATAATATGAACGAAGATCTTGTAAGCTCTGGTAATAGCATTATTTCTATGCCAAAAGCAGAGCAAAAAAGCGCTTATGAGGTGCAGATGATAGATTTTTGTGAATTTATCGCAGAGCTTATTCAAAAACACGGCAAAATAGCCTTTGTAAAGCTTGACATTGAAGGGGCTGAATTTGATGTTTTAGACGCTTTGATTGAAAAAAATTTGTATGAAAATATAGAATACATTATGGTAGAAACGCACGAGAGATTTTTTGACAATCCTGAGGAAAAAATAGGCGCTTTAAAAGAAAAAATCGCAAAAAAGCAGATTAAAAATATCTATTTAGACTGGGTTTAA